A stretch of Kyrpidia spormannii DNA encodes these proteins:
- the istB gene encoding IS21-like element helper ATPase IstB — protein MTEDAMETLKQHLKTLQLPYMREVVEREIENAVKMKLTYQAFLTRLVEAEVLQKTNRSIATKIHLARFPRICTLEEFDFSFQPSLHAAEIRELGELGFIHRKENVIFLGPPGVGKTHLAIALGVKACTARLRVAFFTASELADLLYASLADRSTPQKLASLSRYHLLIIDELGYMPMDKQRANLFFQLVSKRYETGSIILTTNMPFDEWDKVFGDTIASAAIIDRLVHHSHIFHIQGHSYRMKDKLKADASA, from the coding sequence GTGACCGAAGATGCGATGGAGACCCTGAAACAACATCTCAAAACGCTCCAACTGCCGTATATGCGGGAGGTGGTGGAACGGGAAATTGAGAACGCGGTGAAAATGAAGCTGACTTACCAAGCTTTTCTCACGCGGCTCGTGGAAGCGGAAGTGTTGCAGAAGACCAACCGGTCCATTGCCACGAAGATTCATCTGGCGCGATTCCCGCGGATCTGTACATTGGAGGAGTTCGATTTCTCGTTTCAACCTTCGCTCCATGCCGCGGAGATTCGGGAATTGGGAGAACTCGGCTTTATCCACCGAAAAGAAAACGTTATTTTCCTAGGTCCTCCAGGGGTTGGAAAAACGCACTTAGCGATTGCCCTTGGGGTCAAAGCGTGCACGGCCAGACTCCGGGTCGCGTTTTTCACCGCCTCTGAACTGGCGGATCTCTTGTATGCCAGTTTAGCGGATCGTTCCACGCCCCAAAAGCTGGCGTCGCTGAGCCGCTACCACCTGCTGATCATCGACGAGTTGGGCTACATGCCCATGGACAAGCAACGGGCGAACCTCTTTTTCCAGCTCGTCAGCAAGCGCTATGAGACGGGATCAATCATCCTGACGACCAACATGCCTTTTGACGAGTGGGACAAGGTGTTTGGCGATACAATTGCTTCTGCCGCCATCATTGATCGTCTGGTGCATCACAGTCACATTTTTCACATTCAGGGTCACAGTTACCGGATGAAGGACAAGCTCAAGGCCGATGCCTCCGCCTAA
- a CDS encoding metallophosphoesterase, with translation MRIYAIGDLHLSSHTPKPMTIFGEAWAEHPDRTRQAWLRSVGPQDWVLIPGDISWGMRLPEALPDLLWISRLPGRKVLLRGNHDYWWPSISRLREALPPDMYAIQNDSVILGDNIAVCGTRGWTCPGSRDFSEHDGRIFQREIARLELSLRSAPSGSRLWVMIHYPPVNEHHESNDLIDLMGDYGVDKCIYGHLHGPGHRTALTGRKFGIDFHLVSWDYLRGIPLQLYPEP, from the coding sequence ATGCGCATTTACGCGATCGGCGATCTTCACCTTTCTTCACACACTCCCAAGCCCATGACGATTTTCGGGGAAGCCTGGGCAGAACACCCCGACCGCACCCGTCAGGCCTGGCTGAGGTCCGTTGGTCCCCAGGACTGGGTTTTGATCCCTGGGGATATCAGTTGGGGGATGCGCCTGCCCGAGGCCCTTCCGGACCTGTTGTGGATCTCCCGGCTGCCTGGTCGAAAAGTGCTTTTGAGGGGCAATCACGACTACTGGTGGCCGAGCATCTCCCGGCTCCGGGAGGCACTGCCTCCGGATATGTACGCCATTCAGAACGACAGCGTCATCCTCGGGGACAACATCGCCGTCTGCGGCACCCGGGGCTGGACGTGTCCGGGAAGCCGGGATTTTTCCGAACATGACGGGCGGATCTTTCAGCGGGAGATCGCCCGGCTGGAGCTCTCCCTCCGTTCGGCGCCATCAGGCAGTCGGCTGTGGGTGATGATCCATTACCCTCCTGTCAACGAACACCATGAGTCCAACGATCTGATTGACCTCATGGGCGACTACGGTGTTGACAAATGTATCTACGGACACCTTCACGGCCCCGGACACCGCACCGCCCTCACCGGCAGAAAGTTTGGGATCGATTTTCACCTGGTGTCATGGGATTATTTGAGGGGCATTCCCCTCCAGCTGTACCCGGAGCCCTGA
- a CDS encoding tyrosine-type recombinase/integrase, with protein MPRIRSTKHSVQANAWQQAVEEYLLYRKADGLRESTLKAQRETLALFFRRYPEAWNDPQKAVLQFLSEDIKPSTYNYRLTYLKSFFDWCIEQGFFQENPVKRFKKRKTDHRIVQLDETIMTKLLQLPDKSTFAGLRDYALFLLTLDTGIRPREAFQLTKDDINLRSCEVYVRADVSKTKISRTLPISPMTVKAIRQLINARHPAWKDDVPIFTSADGTPLTKNSWGDRLEMYSKRLGVHIRPYDLRHTFALYFLRNGGHALALQRMMGVDRQVELTPVWH; from the coding sequence TTGCCACGTATTCGATCCACAAAGCATTCTGTTCAGGCTAACGCATGGCAACAGGCCGTCGAGGAATACCTGTTGTATCGAAAAGCGGACGGGCTACGGGAAAGCACACTTAAAGCGCAAAGGGAAACATTAGCGTTGTTCTTTCGACGTTATCCTGAAGCCTGGAATGATCCGCAAAAGGCCGTCCTACAGTTTTTGAGTGAGGACATCAAACCCTCCACATATAACTACCGCTTAACCTATTTGAAATCGTTTTTTGACTGGTGCATTGAACAAGGCTTTTTCCAAGAAAATCCTGTAAAACGCTTCAAAAAGCGCAAAACTGACCATCGGATTGTTCAACTTGACGAGACGATTATGACAAAGTTATTACAATTGCCTGATAAAAGTACGTTTGCAGGACTTCGGGATTATGCGTTGTTTTTATTGACACTCGACACAGGAATCAGGCCAAGAGAGGCATTCCAACTGACCAAAGACGACATTAACCTGCGCTCCTGTGAAGTATACGTCAGAGCGGACGTATCAAAAACAAAGATAAGCCGGACGTTGCCTATATCGCCCATGACCGTAAAGGCCATTCGACAACTCATAAACGCAAGACATCCAGCATGGAAAGATGATGTTCCAATATTCACCTCAGCAGACGGAACGCCACTGACCAAGAATTCTTGGGGAGACAGGCTAGAAATGTATTCCAAACGTCTAGGCGTCCATATCCGTCCCTATGACCTCCGCCATACGTTCGCATTGTACTTCTTGCGTAATGGAGGCCACGCACTGGCGTTGCAAAGGATGATGGGTGTTGATCGTCAAGTAGAATTGACCCCGGTTTGGCACTGA
- a CDS encoding UvrD-helicase domain-containing protein → MAREVYPPRAVEGLERWHWRMAAAGWTLTEEQWKAVQSPHRRIAVYAGPGTGKTTVLAARVLFLIQVLGMRPADLLVTTFTREAAAELKERLRPWLPSRSLIEMEMGTLHSRMLRWWVRESGQVPRLLTPEEQRRLVEKAARRCGTSGEEAAAALAVAKSRRPGRDQVPTMLWEIYESELRRYGAWDFDDILIHVHELLFEQGRRPPWKAVLVDEAQDLNEVQSILVEGLARDGLLFMIGDDDQSIYRFRGAVPIYFQGHLSRPDTAVFYLSINHRSHQGLVEPCNRLIANNGDARGKSIRALRQGPGPEVRLFPDEWEQDRWLNRVLAQEAVQGTAAVLARTHQQLQRALGRGGGEHRYGVSWLTFHGSKGREFDHVYILDAVEGSAPHYPGAPGKKRDQELEASAVEEERRLFYVAMTRARERLVILVPARIEGKETRMSRFLAEAGLAEQKLPGSRWRGLRKILRRE, encoded by the coding sequence ATGGCTAGAGAGGTGTACCCACCCAGAGCGGTGGAAGGTCTGGAACGTTGGCACTGGCGCATGGCGGCTGCCGGATGGACATTGACGGAGGAGCAGTGGAAAGCCGTTCAGTCCCCCCATCGCCGCATCGCGGTGTATGCTGGACCGGGAACAGGGAAAACCACGGTCCTGGCCGCCCGGGTCTTATTTCTGATCCAGGTTCTGGGAATGCGCCCGGCAGATCTTTTGGTGACCACCTTTACCCGGGAGGCGGCTGCGGAGCTGAAGGAGAGATTGCGCCCCTGGCTCCCCAGCCGGAGTTTGATTGAGATGGAGATGGGAACCCTCCATTCTCGAATGTTGCGGTGGTGGGTTCGGGAGAGTGGCCAAGTCCCGAGACTTCTCACTCCAGAGGAGCAGAGGCGGTTAGTGGAAAAGGCGGCCCGCAGATGCGGGACATCCGGGGAGGAGGCCGCAGCGGCCCTGGCAGTGGCCAAGTCCCGGCGCCCAGGTCGGGACCAGGTGCCGACCATGCTTTGGGAGATCTATGAAAGTGAACTGCGGCGGTACGGCGCATGGGATTTTGACGACATTCTCATACACGTCCACGAACTTTTGTTCGAACAAGGTCGAAGACCGCCTTGGAAAGCGGTCCTGGTGGACGAAGCCCAGGATCTCAATGAAGTACAGAGTATCCTGGTGGAAGGGCTGGCGCGAGATGGGCTACTCTTTATGATCGGCGACGATGACCAGTCGATCTATAGATTTCGCGGAGCGGTTCCAATATATTTTCAAGGCCATCTCAGCCGGCCGGACACCGCTGTCTTTTACCTGTCCATCAACCACCGGTCCCATCAGGGACTCGTAGAACCCTGCAACCGTTTGATCGCCAACAACGGGGATGCCCGGGGTAAATCGATCCGGGCGTTGCGCCAAGGCCCAGGGCCCGAAGTCAGGCTTTTTCCCGATGAATGGGAACAAGACCGTTGGTTAAACCGGGTGTTGGCTCAGGAAGCCGTCCAGGGAACGGCTGCCGTCCTGGCCCGGACTCACCAACAGTTGCAGAGGGCGTTGGGCCGGGGAGGCGGAGAGCATCGGTATGGGGTGAGTTGGTTGACTTTCCACGGGTCAAAGGGCCGGGAATTCGACCATGTGTATATCCTCGATGCCGTGGAAGGGTCTGCACCGCACTATCCCGGCGCCCCGGGCAAAAAACGGGATCAGGAGCTGGAGGCTTCGGCTGTCGAGGAAGAACGGCGGTTGTTTTATGTGGCCATGACCCGGGCCAGAGAGCGGTTGGTGATCTTGGTTCCGGCGCGTATCGAGGGAAAGGAGACTCGAATGAGTCGCTTTCTGGCCGAGGCGGGTTTAGCGGAACAAAAATTGCCGGGTAGTCGGTGGAGAGGCCTGAGAAAGATCTTGCGCCGGGAGTGA
- a CDS encoding cold shock domain-containing protein produces the protein MQGRVKWFNAEKGYGFIEREDGGDVFVHFSAIQQEGFKSLEEGQLVEFDIVEGARGPQAANVVKL, from the coding sequence ATGCAAGGAAGGGTTAAATGGTTTAACGCGGAAAAGGGCTACGGGTTCATCGAACGGGAGGACGGGGGCGACGTGTTCGTCCACTTTTCCGCGATCCAGCAGGAGGGCTTTAAAAGCCTCGAAGAAGGACAGTTGGTGGAGTTTGACATTGTGGAAGGTGCTCGTGGTCCCCAAGCCGCGAACGTCGTCAAACTGTAA
- a CDS encoding transglycosylase domain-containing protein, whose translation MGKRFKAYILLFVILAGFVFAAVGCTLTVPAFDASKLDPAQETIIYDRYGQPAITLRPSKSIPVPLQDIPINLRNAVIATEDSRFYEHPGIDLRGMARALVRDILSGGKVEGGSTITQQLARWVFLNDQKTFSRKIEEIILAAQLERHYTKDEILEMYLNKIYFGGQAYGVEMAARQYFGVSVKDLNGQKDPIGDLAKCALIAGLPQAPSYYNPFVHPQAAKERRDIVLENMYKNGYITKEQMDAAKQQPVPTSPPKTGLPVDDSNKYPWFLDYVLEEAENLGISADEIMRGGYRIYTTLDPQVQESMQQTYEKTSLFQLPNGQLPRSAAVVLDPKTGGIAGIIGGMQYKTFRGFNYATMNNFTMTGGNGQSPGSTIKPLVDYGPAIETGRYGPNSLLKDQLITYGSGAGAYTPHNWDGRYRGTMTLRAALELSENAPAVWLLDQIGIKTGLDFAKKLGLPVTPDDYNHLAVALGATSKGASPLIMAQAYAAFDNAGQFIKAHAITKIVDGNGRVLVQPDYAPTQVMQPRTAATMTDLLKSVVDHGLGAAARIPGYAVAGKTGTQEYAPIKGQNTDLWFVGYTPDYVGAVWMGPPDGMNYIPLSPGQQGEYGSGKAAAVFQSMMTRIIQTEHLPPKPFPVLGGTSTPTPPPDQTPPSQAITDLAATVSSDGSKVDLRWTPIQGDVSYRVYRTENGGTQALVASVTGGSWTDDQVTPGGQYEYVVAAVDGSGNEVNRSNAVTVSIPETVQQPPGRSQTDTGNGGKPQKPPKEDKKNHGSTGENGGGASGGQPTNPIENQPGTPQTSTVFQ comes from the coding sequence ATGGGAAAACGATTCAAAGCGTACATCCTTTTGTTTGTGATTCTGGCGGGCTTTGTGTTCGCCGCGGTCGGGTGTACGCTCACGGTGCCGGCCTTTGACGCCAGCAAACTGGATCCCGCCCAAGAAACGATTATTTATGACAGATATGGGCAACCGGCCATCACCCTCAGGCCGAGTAAATCCATTCCAGTTCCGTTGCAAGACATTCCGATCAATTTGAGGAATGCGGTGATTGCCACCGAAGACAGTCGTTTCTACGAACACCCAGGTATCGACCTACGGGGCATGGCCCGGGCATTGGTCCGGGATATCCTGTCGGGAGGCAAGGTGGAAGGGGGAAGCACCATCACCCAACAGTTGGCCAGGTGGGTCTTCCTCAACGACCAGAAGACGTTTTCACGCAAGATCGAAGAGATCATTCTTGCTGCTCAGTTGGAGCGCCATTACACCAAAGACGAGATCCTGGAAATGTATCTCAACAAAATTTATTTTGGCGGCCAAGCCTACGGGGTGGAGATGGCGGCTCGGCAGTATTTTGGCGTATCGGTTAAAGACTTAAACGGTCAAAAAGATCCCATCGGCGACTTGGCAAAATGTGCGTTGATCGCGGGTCTTCCCCAGGCGCCATCTTACTACAATCCCTTTGTGCATCCCCAGGCGGCCAAGGAACGCCGAGACATCGTCCTGGAGAACATGTACAAAAATGGATATATTACGAAAGAGCAGATGGACGCCGCCAAACAGCAACCGGTCCCTACTTCCCCGCCGAAAACGGGGCTTCCGGTGGATGATAGCAACAAGTATCCGTGGTTCCTCGATTATGTCTTGGAAGAAGCGGAGAATCTCGGCATAAGTGCGGACGAGATCATGCGGGGCGGGTACAGGATTTATACCACCCTGGACCCGCAGGTTCAGGAGTCGATGCAGCAGACTTACGAGAAAACGTCCTTGTTCCAATTGCCCAATGGCCAGCTCCCCCGGAGTGCAGCCGTCGTCCTCGACCCGAAAACGGGAGGCATCGCCGGGATTATCGGAGGCATGCAGTATAAGACCTTCCGGGGGTTCAACTACGCCACCATGAACAACTTCACGATGACGGGAGGCAACGGGCAGAGCCCAGGGTCGACGATCAAGCCCTTGGTGGATTACGGGCCGGCCATTGAAACCGGGCGGTACGGCCCCAACTCGTTGTTGAAAGACCAGCTGATCACGTATGGATCGGGTGCCGGGGCTTATACGCCCCACAACTGGGACGGTCGGTACCGCGGCACGATGACCCTTCGCGCGGCACTGGAGCTGTCGGAGAATGCTCCGGCGGTATGGCTGCTGGATCAAATTGGCATCAAAACGGGTCTCGATTTCGCGAAGAAGCTCGGGCTACCCGTCACTCCGGACGATTACAACCATTTGGCAGTAGCTCTCGGGGCCACGTCCAAGGGGGCTTCGCCCTTGATCATGGCCCAGGCCTATGCCGCTTTTGACAATGCGGGCCAATTCATCAAGGCCCACGCCATCACGAAGATCGTGGACGGCAACGGCCGGGTGCTGGTGCAGCCCGATTACGCGCCCACCCAGGTCATGCAGCCCCGCACCGCGGCGACGATGACCGATTTGCTCAAGAGCGTGGTGGATCACGGTTTGGGGGCTGCCGCCCGGATTCCGGGCTACGCCGTGGCTGGGAAAACGGGGACCCAGGAATATGCGCCCATTAAAGGGCAGAACACCGATCTATGGTTTGTGGGTTACACTCCGGATTATGTCGGGGCGGTCTGGATGGGTCCTCCCGATGGAATGAACTATATCCCGCTGAGTCCCGGTCAGCAAGGTGAGTACGGGAGTGGAAAGGCGGCGGCGGTGTTCCAGTCGATGATGACGAGGATTATTCAAACCGAGCATCTACCGCCCAAACCTTTCCCCGTCCTCGGAGGGACATCCACCCCAACGCCGCCTCCGGACCAAACTCCGCCTTCCCAGGCGATCACCGACCTGGCAGCCACGGTGTCCTCGGATGGCAGCAAGGTGGATCTGCGCTGGACGCCCATCCAAGGGGATGTTTCCTACCGGGTGTACCGGACGGAGAATGGGGGAACCCAGGCCCTCGTTGCTTCGGTGACAGGCGGGTCCTGGACGGATGACCAGGTCACGCCAGGTGGTCAGTACGAGTACGTCGTGGCAGCGGTGGACGGATCGGGGAACGAGGTGAACCGGTCCAATGCCGTGACGGTTTCGATTCCCGAAACGGTCCAGCAGCCCCCGGGTCGATCCCAGACGGACACCGGAAACGGCGGGAAGCCCCAAAAGCCTCCCAAAGAGGACAAAAAGAATCACGGGAGTACCGGTGAGAACGGCGGCGGGGCTTCCGGAGGGCAACCCACGAATCCGATCGAAAATCAGCCTGGGACGCCCCAAACGTCCACCGTCTTCCAATGA
- the folE gene encoding GTP cyclohydrolase I FolE, translating into MGFDVDKIQTAVRMILEAIGEDPEREGLKDTPGRVARMYQEVFRGLHQDPREELNAIFNIEHEELVLVRDILFYSMCEHHLVPFFGKAHVAYLPRGGRVTGLSKLARLVETVARRPQLQERITSTVADAIMEKLEARGAVVVLEAEHMCMTMRGVNKPGSQTVTSAVRGVFLEDGKLREEVFRLIGHR; encoded by the coding sequence ATGGGTTTTGACGTAGATAAGATTCAGACGGCCGTCCGCATGATTCTTGAAGCGATCGGGGAGGATCCAGAGCGGGAGGGGTTAAAGGACACCCCCGGCCGGGTGGCGCGGATGTATCAGGAAGTGTTTCGGGGATTGCACCAGGATCCCCGGGAAGAACTGAATGCAATTTTCAATATTGAACACGAAGAATTGGTCCTCGTGCGGGACATTTTGTTCTATTCGATGTGTGAACACCACTTGGTCCCTTTTTTCGGCAAAGCCCATGTGGCGTATCTCCCACGGGGAGGGAGAGTCACGGGGTTGAGTAAGCTGGCGAGATTGGTGGAGACGGTGGCTCGCAGACCTCAGCTGCAAGAGAGGATCACCTCGACGGTGGCCGACGCGATTATGGAGAAATTGGAAGCCCGGGGTGCGGTGGTGGTTCTCGAAGCGGAACACATGTGCATGACCATGCGTGGAGTCAATAAACCTGGAAGCCAGACGGTGACCAGCGCCGTTCGCGGGGTATTTCTGGAAGACGGAAAGCTCCGGGAAGAGGTTTTCCGCCTGATCGGCCATCGGTAA